In a genomic window of Arachnia rubra:
- a CDS encoding serine/threonine-protein kinase encodes MGEVFGGRYELIDPIGEGGMGAVWRARDLKLNRFVAAKVLRQSDASALLRFVREQALRVDHPNVIAPLGWIGEDNRVLFTMRIVSGGSLATLIGDHGPLPPRFAAEIMRQLLAGLQAVHAAHLVHRDVKPANILLDATGKGRPHAYLSDFGIAIDLEGPRLTETGMVHGTPGYLAPELMNLGEASPAVDLFAVGMVGATMLTGLRPRDIDTSAPPPEGIPGNLWSLIRDLTNPRPDTRPDLATALRRLSTADLAWQDGAAEEVEVFQQLAPLPASPPIPRPADTPTTPLASPMTASRQFQTPPGHAPRPSPTPSMPTPVTQPSASPVQMPPGPLPLAAVPQTHKRRKIDWWLLGGSLALLAGGVVLLVLWIIP; translated from the coding sequence ATGGGTGAGGTTTTCGGCGGCCGGTACGAGCTCATCGACCCGATTGGCGAAGGTGGCATGGGCGCGGTGTGGCGTGCCCGCGACCTGAAGCTGAACCGGTTTGTCGCCGCCAAGGTGCTGCGCCAGTCCGATGCGTCGGCGCTGCTGCGTTTCGTCCGGGAGCAGGCGCTGCGGGTGGACCACCCAAACGTCATCGCGCCGCTCGGCTGGATCGGCGAGGACAACCGGGTGCTCTTCACCATGCGGATTGTCTCTGGCGGCTCCCTGGCGACGCTGATCGGCGACCACGGCCCCCTACCGCCCCGGTTTGCCGCCGAGATCATGCGCCAGCTCCTGGCCGGCCTCCAGGCGGTCCACGCCGCGCACCTGGTGCATCGCGACGTTAAACCGGCAAACATCCTCCTGGACGCCACAGGCAAGGGCCGTCCTCACGCCTACCTGTCGGATTTCGGGATCGCCATCGACCTTGAGGGCCCGCGCCTCACGGAAACCGGCATGGTCCATGGCACGCCGGGGTACCTAGCCCCGGAACTGATGAATCTCGGGGAGGCGAGCCCCGCGGTCGATCTGTTCGCCGTCGGCATGGTGGGGGCAACGATGCTGACCGGGTTGCGGCCCCGGGACATCGACACCAGTGCCCCTCCGCCCGAGGGGATCCCAGGCAACCTCTGGTCGCTGATCCGCGACCTGACCAATCCCCGCCCCGACACCCGTCCCGATCTGGCCACCGCGCTGAGGCGCCTGAGCACCGCGGACCTGGCCTGGCAGGACGGCGCGGCTGAGGAGGTCGAGGTGTTCCAGCAGCTCGCTCCCCTGCCTGCCAGCCCGCCGATTCCGCGCCCCGCCGATACCCCGACAACCCCGCTGGCTTCACCGATGACAGCCTCCCGGCAGTTCCAGACGCCCCCCGGCCACGCCCCCAGACCCTCTCCCACACCATCAATGCCCACACCGGTGACCCAGCCTTCAGCTTCGCCGGTGCAGATGCCCCCAGGCCCGCTGCCGCTGGCCGCGGTCCCGCAAACCCACAAACGCAGGAAAATCGACTGGTGGCTGCTCGGCGGCTCCCTGGCGCTGCTCGCCGGCGGAGTGGTCCTGCTAGTGCTGTGGATCATCCCCTGA
- a CDS encoding DNA-binding protein, with amino-acid sequence MATEENLARQRQIYGEPLADIAGRIRRDLSLTQAGLAEVLGLSAPMMSQLLSGQRAKIGNPAVLGRLQALIDLARQASRLTATQRAERLTAIKETTPTISTSMHPASRELRNAAPKEELLRLAGLTTAPELSRLLRIAAGDG; translated from the coding sequence ATGGCGACTGAGGAGAACCTCGCGCGACAAAGGCAGATTTACGGTGAACCGCTTGCTGACATCGCGGGACGCATCCGGCGCGACCTGAGCCTGACGCAGGCAGGGCTCGCCGAGGTCCTGGGGCTGTCGGCGCCGATGATGTCGCAGTTGTTGTCAGGACAGCGCGCCAAGATCGGGAACCCGGCCGTGTTAGGACGCCTACAGGCCCTCATCGACCTCGCTCGCCAGGCATCGCGGCTGACGGCAACGCAACGCGCGGAACGCCTGACCGCAATCAAGGAAACCACGCCCACCATCTCCACGTCCATGCACCCCGCATCCAGGGAACTGCGCAACGCCGCACCGAAGGAGGAACTGCTGCGACTCGCGGGACTCACCACCGCGCCTGAACTATCCCGACTGCTGAGGATCGCCGCCGGCGATGGGTGA
- a CDS encoding DUF6463 family protein codes for MGWSLIIIGIIHNTFGLVVGWNVLGEAVNAGLIGVWDNSPVNGLFFWFLVTGFVLIALGLLAARLESAGVGIPVSFTVFFGLLTVAGVVLMPASGFWLLLFPVAVSLIRHFRRG; via the coding sequence GTGGGCTGGAGCCTCATCATCATCGGCATCATCCACAACACCTTCGGCCTCGTCGTCGGGTGGAACGTCCTGGGCGAGGCCGTGAATGCGGGCCTGATCGGGGTCTGGGACAATTCACCTGTCAATGGTCTGTTCTTCTGGTTCCTGGTGACCGGCTTTGTCCTGATCGCGCTCGGCCTGCTTGCGGCGCGGCTGGAGAGCGCGGGCGTGGGAATCCCGGTCTCCTTCACGGTGTTCTTCGGCCTGCTGACCGTAGCGGGGGTGGTTCTCATGCCGGCATCGGGTTTCTGGCTGTTGTTGTTCCCCGTCGCGGTGTCCCTCATCCGGCATTTTCGCCGCGGCTGA
- a CDS encoding TetR/AcrR family transcriptional regulator: MGRPPKFTEDALLDAALTIVAQDGAAATTAAIATAAGAKPGSLYYRFPNREVLLLTLWVRSIRRFQAVFLAAARSSADPDEALVAAAVTIPRYCREHPGEAQALRLFRYKEVLRRLDAGEGELTVCPAELREAVRGLNDEVYKMFSELTWRRFGTLDRLELVRLAVHQTAYGLVRPFLGPGSEPMPCWLDDMVAAMVPHALAVGDRPGGLLEDPVSPPPHAR, from the coding sequence ATGGGGCGGCCACCTAAATTCACCGAGGACGCGCTGCTGGATGCTGCGCTGACGATTGTTGCCCAGGACGGGGCGGCTGCTACGACCGCCGCCATTGCGACTGCTGCGGGGGCGAAGCCCGGGTCGCTGTACTACCGGTTCCCGAACCGCGAGGTGCTGCTGCTGACGTTGTGGGTGCGCAGCATCAGGCGTTTTCAGGCTGTCTTCCTCGCGGCTGCCCGCTCATCCGCTGACCCTGATGAGGCACTCGTCGCGGCCGCCGTCACCATACCGCGCTACTGCCGGGAGCACCCCGGCGAGGCGCAGGCCCTGAGACTGTTCAGATATAAGGAGGTCCTGCGCCGGCTGGACGCGGGGGAGGGGGAACTGACGGTCTGTCCCGCAGAGCTGCGGGAGGCCGTCCGGGGGCTCAACGACGAGGTCTACAAGATGTTCAGCGAACTGACCTGGCGCCGGTTCGGGACCCTCGACAGGCTGGAGCTGGTGCGGCTGGCCGTTCATCAGACCGCGTACGGTCTGGTGAGGCCCTTCCTCGGTCCGGGGAGCGAGCCGATGCCCTGCTGGCTTGACGACATGGTGGCGGCTATGGTGCCACATGCCCTGGCGGTGGGGGACCGGCCGGGAGGGCTCCTGGAAGATCCTGTCTCACCGCCCCCTCACGCCAGGTGA
- a CDS encoding NAD-dependent malic enzyme: MPARPAALTNPLTNRGTAFTLEERAKLGLTGRLPSAVETLDQQVARCYRQLKSLTTDLHRYIYLDQLHSRNEVLYYRLLTDHLPEMLPIVYDPTVGEAIKMWSRDYRRSRAVYLSIDRIEDIEASFATLDMGPEDVDLLVVSDAEEILGIGDWGVNGTDISVGKLAVYTAAAGIHPERAIAVNLDCGTNNELLLNDPDYLGNRHSRIRGERYDEFIAEYLRVAAKLYPKALLHFEDFGPSNARRILVENRDKYRIFNDDMQGTGAIVMAAVVSGLKVTGQTFADQRLVVYGAGTAGTGMADQIHAAMVRDGLSEDEARRRVWLIDRNGLVTDDMPGLPGYQAAYARPAAEVVDWERHGGTIGLLETVKQVKPTILIGTSTDHGAFTREVIETMSAGVERPIVLPLSNPTERIEAMPSDVIAWSKGRALVAVGIPVDPFTYDGTTYTIGQGNNALLYPGLGLGVIVSGASTVTDGMLLAAAQAVAGQVDPTELGAALLPPVENLRASSATVAVAVARQAAADGVATVEPDDLIQAVQDAMWQPVYQALPG, encoded by the coding sequence ATGCCCGCTCGCCCAGCTGCCCTGACCAACCCACTCACCAACCGCGGCACCGCATTCACCCTGGAGGAGCGAGCCAAGCTCGGGCTGACGGGCCGGCTGCCCTCAGCTGTCGAGACCCTCGACCAGCAAGTTGCTCGCTGCTACCGGCAGCTGAAGAGCCTCACCACCGACCTGCACAGGTACATCTACCTCGACCAGCTGCACAGCCGCAACGAGGTGCTCTACTACCGTCTCCTCACCGACCACCTGCCGGAGATGCTGCCCATCGTCTACGACCCCACCGTCGGGGAGGCCATCAAGATGTGGTCGCGCGACTACCGGCGTTCCCGCGCCGTCTACCTGTCGATCGACCGGATCGAGGACATCGAGGCCTCCTTCGCGACCCTTGATATGGGACCGGAGGACGTCGACCTGCTGGTCGTCTCGGATGCCGAGGAGATCCTGGGGATCGGCGACTGGGGGGTCAACGGCACCGACATCAGCGTGGGCAAGCTCGCTGTCTACACCGCTGCCGCTGGCATCCATCCGGAGCGGGCCATTGCAGTCAACCTCGACTGCGGCACCAACAACGAACTCCTGCTCAACGATCCTGATTACCTCGGCAACCGGCATTCCCGCATCCGCGGTGAGAGGTACGACGAGTTCATCGCCGAGTATCTGCGCGTCGCCGCCAAGCTCTACCCGAAGGCACTGCTCCACTTCGAGGACTTCGGACCGTCCAATGCCCGCCGCATCCTGGTGGAGAACCGCGACAAGTACCGGATCTTCAACGACGACATGCAGGGCACTGGGGCCATCGTCATGGCCGCCGTCGTCTCAGGACTGAAGGTGACCGGACAGACGTTCGCCGACCAGCGGCTCGTCGTCTACGGCGCCGGAACCGCGGGCACCGGCATGGCCGACCAGATCCACGCCGCCATGGTGCGGGACGGGCTCAGCGAGGACGAGGCGCGCCGGCGGGTGTGGCTGATCGACCGCAATGGCCTAGTGACCGATGACATGCCGGGCCTGCCCGGGTACCAGGCTGCCTACGCGCGCCCTGCCGCCGAGGTCGTGGACTGGGAGCGGCACGGCGGCACGATCGGGCTGTTGGAGACTGTGAAGCAGGTGAAGCCGACGATTCTGATCGGCACCTCCACCGACCACGGAGCCTTCACCCGGGAGGTCATCGAGACCATGTCCGCCGGTGTGGAGCGGCCCATCGTGTTGCCGCTGTCGAACCCCACCGAGCGCATCGAGGCCATGCCCAGCGACGTCATCGCGTGGTCGAAGGGCCGCGCGCTGGTGGCCGTCGGCATCCCCGTCGACCCGTTTACCTACGACGGCACGACCTACACCATCGGGCAGGGCAACAATGCGCTGCTGTACCCCGGACTCGGGCTGGGGGTCATTGTCTCCGGCGCCAGCACCGTCACCGACGGCATGCTGCTGGCCGCTGCCCAGGCGGTCGCGGGACAGGTCGATCCCACCGAGCTCGGTGCCGCGCTGCTGCCGCCGGTGGAGAACCTGCGGGCCTCGTCGGCGACCGTCGCGGTCGCGGTGGCCAGGCAGGCGGCCGCCGACGGGGTGGCGACCGTGGAGCCCGACGACCTCATCCAGGCGGTGCAGGACGCCATGTGGCAGCCGGTCTACCAGGCCCTCCCGGGGTGA
- a CDS encoding chloride channel protein yields the protein MPLPSEPAPRPHPGMTAWERRGRVVTAVVLAGVAAGLIGIAMAMLLEVFESLFYGVSEGSLPQRVAAAPSWRRVLAPAAGGAVAGALWWWLRATGGVTGVEDALRDPAGRTASRMGILRPFADAVVQVLTVGSGNSVGREGAPRLAAGAVAARLGSWLRLDAATALMLIAAAAGAGLGAMYNTPLGGAAYAVEIVMIPGMRRRGVLLAVPVSCVATVVSWLHSGGQPAFQVTMETPATATILGLVLLVPVAAGLGVGARMLWAWVKRHRLGNGWTLPVAIGGAGLATGLVSLWLVMVPGNGRDAMAFALASDAQGTALAMLLGVVVLKPALTALTLGAGATGGLLAPSFGLGASAGAALAGGAQLMGFDVNVTVLAFVGAAVVLAVTQKAPVFGAVFVWELVRPEAWALGAVCLAVVAALLLARGSWLDALPRLLRRQS from the coding sequence GTGCCCTTGCCATCTGAGCCAGCCCCCCGGCCCCACCCCGGGATGACCGCCTGGGAACGGCGCGGCCGGGTCGTGACAGCCGTTGTCCTGGCGGGCGTCGCGGCGGGGCTCATCGGCATCGCCATGGCGATGCTGCTGGAGGTTTTCGAGTCGCTGTTCTATGGGGTCAGCGAGGGCAGTCTTCCGCAGCGGGTGGCTGCGGCCCCGTCCTGGCGGCGTGTCCTGGCCCCTGCCGCCGGCGGGGCTGTGGCGGGGGCACTGTGGTGGTGGCTGCGCGCCACCGGCGGGGTCACTGGCGTGGAGGATGCCCTGAGGGACCCCGCCGGCAGGACCGCGTCCCGGATGGGGATCCTGCGGCCCTTCGCCGACGCCGTCGTCCAGGTCCTAACCGTGGGGTCGGGGAACTCGGTGGGGCGTGAGGGCGCGCCGCGGCTGGCGGCCGGCGCGGTGGCAGCCCGCCTAGGCAGCTGGCTGCGTCTCGATGCGGCCACGGCACTCATGCTCATCGCGGCTGCGGCCGGTGCCGGTCTGGGGGCGATGTACAACACACCCCTGGGTGGGGCGGCCTATGCCGTCGAGATCGTCATGATCCCAGGCATGCGCCGCCGTGGTGTGCTGCTGGCGGTGCCGGTCAGCTGTGTGGCGACGGTGGTCTCCTGGCTGCATTCCGGCGGCCAGCCGGCCTTCCAGGTGACGATGGAGACACCGGCGACGGCCACGATCCTGGGGCTGGTCCTGCTGGTCCCGGTCGCCGCGGGCCTGGGGGTGGGTGCCCGGATGCTGTGGGCGTGGGTCAAAAGACATCGCCTGGGCAACGGCTGGACCCTGCCAGTGGCGATCGGGGGAGCCGGCCTCGCGACGGGCCTGGTGTCGCTGTGGCTGGTCATGGTGCCGGGCAATGGCCGGGACGCCATGGCGTTCGCCCTCGCATCTGATGCCCAAGGGACGGCGCTGGCCATGCTGCTGGGGGTCGTCGTCCTCAAACCGGCCCTCACCGCCCTGACGCTGGGCGCGGGAGCCACAGGAGGTCTCCTTGCGCCGTCTTTCGGTCTAGGCGCGAGCGCTGGCGCTGCCTTGGCGGGTGGAGCGCAGCTGATGGGGTTCGACGTCAACGTGACGGTCTTGGCATTCGTGGGAGCGGCAGTGGTGCTTGCGGTCACACAGAAGGCCCCTGTCTTCGGTGCTGTCTTCGTCTGGGAGCTGGTCCGTCCTGAGGCCTGGGCGCTGGGGGCGGTGTGCCTGGCCGTCGTGGCGGCTCTCCTCCTGGCCCGGGGTTCCTGGCTGGATGCGCTGCCCCGGCTGCTGCGCCGCCAGTCGTGA
- a CDS encoding threonine/serine exporter family protein, producing MPDRPSAQRPPSQPGESRGKPAGVAAMLSGDNPTPPPADIIVEAASVLHAHGHTTSATMRAVARLNEILGTRYKVDITWTLVVLFTPEGETVRTHAAMPSTVHMGRVAPLVSTIFADKPPTAEQLWSAVTSARTVPLRPTWLFALAAGLGAVCLALIFGSQRPGALALIFVAAAVGAVTRRLLAGHTTFVTQTLAAALIAGIAGSLSVYLDLTSAARLVAVCPAMVLVPGPALVNACLDFADRRHRLGMARLCDASVTILMICLGLLVGLFLGGTTLPVTAPGVSVPWWLDVAAAGLVACCFPVFFSMPHRSIGWAALAGAIGHGARWLCIAGLGWSIPAAALVDCLLVAAILAPVCFHKHLPFAGVGFAAVVALVPGVFLFRAFSGIFQIAAGDTSLVTLGATAQDAASALLIILAMAIGIALPHEFWLRRMHRDRKI from the coding sequence ATGCCCGATCGCCCTAGCGCACAACGGCCTCCCTCGCAGCCAGGTGAGAGCCGTGGCAAGCCAGCCGGTGTCGCAGCAATGCTGTCTGGAGACAACCCGACGCCGCCGCCTGCTGACATCATCGTCGAGGCCGCTTCAGTGCTCCATGCTCATGGACACACCACCAGTGCCACGATGCGCGCCGTTGCCAGATTGAATGAGATCCTGGGCACCCGGTACAAGGTGGACATTACGTGGACCCTGGTGGTGTTGTTCACCCCCGAAGGTGAGACAGTGCGGACGCACGCTGCCATGCCCTCCACAGTGCACATGGGCAGGGTGGCTCCCCTGGTGTCGACGATCTTCGCCGACAAGCCACCGACTGCGGAGCAGCTGTGGTCGGCGGTCACATCGGCGCGCACCGTCCCCCTCAGGCCGACGTGGCTGTTCGCGCTTGCAGCGGGCTTGGGCGCTGTCTGCCTGGCGCTGATCTTCGGCTCCCAGCGCCCGGGCGCATTGGCCCTCATCTTCGTCGCCGCTGCTGTAGGGGCGGTGACCCGGAGACTGCTCGCAGGACACACCACCTTCGTGACGCAGACCCTGGCCGCTGCCCTCATCGCGGGGATTGCCGGATCATTGTCGGTGTACCTGGACCTGACCAGCGCCGCCCGGCTCGTGGCCGTCTGCCCCGCGATGGTGCTGGTTCCCGGCCCGGCTTTGGTCAATGCCTGCCTCGACTTCGCAGACCGGCGGCACCGGCTCGGCATGGCCAGGCTCTGTGATGCGTCGGTGACGATCCTGATGATCTGCCTGGGGCTGCTCGTTGGCCTGTTTCTCGGCGGGACCACTCTTCCCGTCACGGCTCCGGGGGTGTCCGTCCCATGGTGGCTCGATGTTGCCGCCGCCGGTCTGGTCGCCTGTTGTTTCCCCGTCTTCTTCTCCATGCCCCACCGGTCCATCGGTTGGGCAGCGCTGGCAGGGGCGATCGGGCACGGAGCGAGGTGGCTGTGCATCGCCGGGCTGGGCTGGAGCATACCCGCGGCCGCCCTGGTGGATTGCCTCCTGGTGGCGGCAATCCTGGCCCCGGTCTGCTTCCACAAGCACCTTCCCTTTGCGGGCGTCGGGTTCGCCGCTGTGGTGGCTCTCGTGCCTGGGGTGTTCCTGTTTCGCGCTTTCTCGGGGATCTTCCAGATTGCGGCCGGTGACACCAGTCTCGTTACCCTGGGGGCGACAGCCCAAGACGCTGCCTCAGCGCTGCTGATCATCCTGGCGATGGCCATCGGGATCGCCCTGCCCCACGAGTTCTGGCTACGCCGGATGCATCGCGACCGGAAAATCTGA
- a CDS encoding isochorismatase family protein yields the protein MKERALIVIDVQNEYFDGPLAIHYPSREQSLAHIIEAVEAAQDRLPTVIVQHENPKNAAAFAAGSQGQRLHPALKACSSSSWHWVTKQYASIFAGTTLTDWLRTQDVKVVTLVGYMSNNCVIATAADAERLGFAVEVLSDATGSIHLANEAGAISARQIHETLMVLLQSNFAAVATTKDWLRTIQSGNLLPKSNLVVSALQGNAAYP from the coding sequence ATGAAAGAACGAGCCTTAATCGTGATCGATGTACAGAACGAATACTTTGATGGCCCGCTGGCCATTCACTATCCATCACGAGAGCAATCACTGGCGCACATCATCGAGGCAGTCGAGGCAGCACAAGACCGATTGCCGACCGTCATAGTGCAGCACGAGAACCCAAAAAACGCGGCCGCTTTCGCTGCTGGATCACAAGGACAGCGACTGCATCCCGCACTCAAGGCATGCAGCTCGTCTTCATGGCATTGGGTGACTAAACAATATGCCAGCATATTCGCTGGCACGACTCTGACCGACTGGCTCCGGACACAGGATGTCAAAGTTGTCACCCTGGTGGGCTACATGAGCAACAACTGCGTGATAGCTACGGCCGCCGATGCGGAACGACTCGGGTTTGCCGTCGAGGTGTTGTCCGACGCCACCGGTTCTATCCACCTGGCTAATGAGGCTGGCGCTATTTCAGCCCGGCAAATCCACGAAACACTGATGGTGTTGTTGCAGTCCAACTTCGCAGCAGTCGCCACAACTAAAGACTGGCTGCGCACAATACAAAGCGGCAATCTTTTACCGAAAAGCAATCTAGTGGTCTCTGCGTTGCAAGGCAACGCAGCCTACCCATAA
- a CDS encoding GlxA family transcriptional regulator, giving the protein MHIAIHAFEGITMFHLAAPLLVFNEVTRRGLADDWSTVVWSDDSEPIVSAEGLRVSNVVSLQDVEPADVLVFPSWRTDGMVPSDELIRLINDAHTRGATVVGLCLGAFPVAASGIVDRRSVVTHWAAAARLRELCPRVKVCDTALYLDHGDVLTSAGTASALDACLHLVRNRLGAAAAAEVARHLVVAPHREGDQAQYIERPVPAERTGPISEVMTWVLTNLDHPLTVPELAARAAMSVRNFSRRFREMTGLPPARWVQARRLDEARRLLEVTSWSVEKVGRSCGFASVVTFRQGFMAAYSTTPTSYRRRFTAEPSREEIKQQ; this is encoded by the coding sequence ATGCATATCGCGATCCATGCCTTCGAGGGCATCACTATGTTCCACCTGGCCGCTCCGCTGCTGGTCTTTAACGAGGTGACCCGGCGAGGTCTAGCCGACGACTGGAGCACCGTAGTGTGGAGCGACGATTCAGAGCCAATCGTTAGCGCTGAGGGTCTACGGGTCAGCAATGTCGTTTCCCTTCAGGATGTGGAGCCAGCCGACGTGCTGGTTTTTCCATCCTGGCGAACTGACGGGATGGTCCCCAGCGATGAGCTGATACGGCTGATCAATGACGCCCATACGCGTGGTGCGACCGTTGTTGGGCTTTGCTTGGGTGCGTTTCCGGTAGCAGCCAGCGGGATTGTGGACCGTAGGAGTGTTGTCACGCACTGGGCTGCGGCTGCACGACTCAGAGAACTATGTCCGAGAGTGAAGGTCTGTGACACTGCGCTCTATCTGGACCATGGTGACGTCTTGACCTCTGCCGGTACTGCTTCTGCCCTTGACGCCTGTCTACACCTGGTGAGGAACCGGCTCGGGGCCGCGGCAGCAGCAGAAGTTGCCCGGCACCTCGTTGTGGCTCCACACCGCGAAGGCGATCAAGCCCAGTACATTGAGCGACCGGTCCCAGCGGAAAGAACTGGGCCGATATCAGAAGTTATGACGTGGGTGCTGACGAACCTAGACCATCCGCTGACCGTCCCTGAACTTGCTGCTCGTGCTGCTATGAGCGTCCGGAACTTCAGTCGTAGATTCCGTGAGATGACGGGACTGCCTCCGGCGCGGTGGGTACAGGCTCGCCGACTCGATGAGGCCCGCCGACTGCTGGAGGTCACGTCTTGGTCGGTGGAGAAAGTGGGCCGTTCCTGTGGCTTTGCCAGCGTCGTGACGTTCCGTCAGGGTTTCATGGCTGCCTACTCGACTACGCCGACATCATATCGGCGTCGTTTTACCGCCGAGCCATCGCGCGAGGAAATTAAACAACAGTAG
- a CDS encoding HIRAN domain-containing protein produces MHSALAEAHSPVATTKDRRLRLIWKDPKTGRYSHVGWLEALADGRYCFRYTPEAVDIDGFTYVSQYPDPSQTYVSEVLPAFFANRVMNRRRPSYDQYVGWLGLDPDALPVEIMARTGGGRATDFYQLVEDFNLREGRCEGRFFISGMRHVIPGLELLGALRPGQELALKDEPHNPVNERAILLNADGHPVGYLPDWLVDDAHRLRQEGSVSIYVDQVNHDAPPHLAVLCKLEATVV; encoded by the coding sequence ATGCACTCAGCGCTCGCTGAAGCCCACTCGCCTGTAGCCACCACGAAGGACCGTAGGCTGCGCCTGATCTGGAAGGATCCAAAAACTGGCCGGTACAGCCATGTCGGCTGGCTCGAAGCCTTGGCCGATGGCCGGTACTGCTTCAGGTACACCCCGGAGGCAGTCGATATCGACGGTTTCACCTACGTCTCGCAGTATCCAGACCCTTCCCAGACCTATGTATCAGAGGTGCTGCCAGCCTTCTTTGCCAACCGAGTCATGAACCGTCGGCGCCCAAGCTACGACCAGTATGTCGGCTGGCTAGGACTCGACCCAGACGCCTTGCCAGTCGAGATCATGGCCCGCACCGGAGGAGGCCGGGCTACTGACTTTTACCAGCTCGTCGAGGATTTCAATCTTCGCGAGGGTCGTTGCGAAGGACGATTCTTCATCTCCGGCATGCGTCATGTCATTCCAGGACTGGAGCTGCTTGGTGCCCTCCGTCCAGGACAGGAACTGGCATTGAAAGACGAGCCACACAACCCGGTCAATGAACGCGCCATACTACTCAATGCAGACGGACACCCGGTCGGCTATCTGCCAGACTGGCTGGTCGACGATGCACACCGCCTCCGCCAAGAGGGATCAGTGAGCATCTACGTTGATCAGGTCAACCACGACGCCCCACCCCATCTGGCGGTGCTTTGCAAGCTTGAGGCTACTGTTGTTTAA
- a CDS encoding HipA domain-containing protein has translation MSSFNIDGDEQMGTKEKFWLRSQEKDERWLWKQARNKDGFTRGEDWAECLVHVVAQNLGLPSVCTSLALRDNKRGVLIHTFLKNGQELEHGNELLAKAIKGYDSSTEREYKLYTVENIQIALREMTGPPPYTRWTAFDVLASYLMLDALVSGCDHHHTNWGILKSPDHDSSVLTPTFDHGNALGFAEPDNRVQELLEDTEQLKKWLMKGRNKYFAGKPRLIELAIKALRLASQASREYFRCRLLDFCLEDVVEAARAFPAEILSAKRGSLACKIVEMNRRRLLDALSAR, from the coding sequence GTGAGCTCGTTCAACATAGACGGCGACGAGCAAATGGGAACGAAGGAAAAGTTTTGGCTCCGTAGCCAAGAAAAAGACGAGCGATGGCTCTGGAAGCAGGCACGCAACAAAGATGGCTTCACCCGCGGAGAAGACTGGGCAGAATGCCTTGTGCATGTCGTTGCACAAAACCTCGGCTTGCCCTCTGTATGTACGTCTCTTGCGCTGCGAGACAATAAAAGAGGCGTTCTAATTCACACCTTCCTAAAAAATGGACAAGAGCTTGAACATGGCAACGAGCTACTGGCTAAAGCCATCAAGGGATATGACAGCTCCACGGAACGCGAATATAAGTTATACACGGTAGAAAATATTCAAATTGCTCTAAGGGAAATGACTGGGCCACCTCCTTATACCCGCTGGACTGCATTTGACGTGTTAGCTAGCTATTTAATGCTTGATGCACTGGTTTCCGGCTGCGACCATCACCATACGAATTGGGGTATTCTGAAGTCACCTGACCACGATTCGAGCGTATTGACACCAACCTTCGATCATGGAAACGCCCTCGGATTCGCTGAACCAGATAACCGCGTACAGGAATTATTAGAGGACACTGAACAATTGAAGAAATGGCTTATGAAAGGCCGGAATAAGTACTTTGCCGGCAAACCCCGCCTTATCGAGCTCGCTATCAAGGCGCTACGTCTTGCTTCCCAAGCCAGCCGAGAGTACTTCCGCTGCCGCCTCCTCGATTTCTGCCTTGAAGACGTCGTTGAGGCAGCAAGAGCCTTCCCAGCAGAGATCCTGTCAGCCAAGCGAGGTAGCCTTGCCTGCAAGATCGTTGAGATGAACCGAAGGAGGCTGCTCGATGCACTCAGCGCTCGCTGA
- a CDS encoding transposase family protein, translating to MNTTTSLDRDQILNLCELIHTSRSGNLPPAGSRVLGLFRCIQVTVLILRHNLTQELLADIHTVSQATISRVVAVYTPLIAEALQNWVPSVGDLDPDRQYIIDGTLVSCWSWHDRPELYSGKHHTTGVNLQVACTLAGQLAWISPPLPGSVHDAKAIKESGFLAALDSQSHIGDKGYIGLGMITPAKKPAHGERRCQVVEATSSFWKASRGVR from the coding sequence GTGAATACTACCACAAGCCTTGACCGTGACCAGATCCTCAACCTGTGCGAACTGATCCACACATCCCGTTCCGGAAACCTTCCCCCGGCAGGGTCCCGTGTCCTGGGCTTGTTCCGCTGTATCCAGGTCACTGTGTTGATATTGCGGCACAATCTCACCCAGGAGTTGCTGGCCGACATCCACACAGTCTCCCAAGCCACCATCTCACGAGTGGTGGCGGTCTACACTCCCCTGATCGCCGAAGCCCTCCAGAACTGGGTGCCCAGTGTGGGGGACCTCGACCCGGACCGTCAGTACATCATCGACGGTACTCTGGTGTCCTGCTGGTCGTGGCACGACCGTCCCGAGCTGTACTCAGGCAAGCACCACACGACGGGGGTGAACCTGCAAGTGGCCTGCACCCTGGCCGGACAGCTCGCCTGGATCTCCCCGCCCCTGCCGGGTAGTGTGCATGATGCAAAGGCCATCAAGGAATCCGGCTTCCTCGCAGCCCTCGACAGTCAAAGTCATATTGGAGACAAAGGCTACATCGGATTGGGGATGATCACCCCCGCGAAGAAACCCGCCCATGGTGAACGGCGGTGTCAAGTGGTGGAAGCAACGAGTAGTTTCTGGAAAGCTTCTCGTGGGGTGAGGTAG